The Carnobacterium sp. 17-4 genome has a window encoding:
- the mltG gene encoding endolytic transglycosylase MltG: MSKRNKNNQTKNTKEVKTDLTGNVSERQKEKSLVKKIVLSILTAFIILLILFGLIGYQYVTTSLEPLDKENKTEVVVEIPTGSSSKDIAQILQDNGIIKSAMVFSYYVRMNNETDFQAGNYAFSPSMALDSIIDQLQEGGTAESYQGVKILVKEGTSIDQIGDTIAENTDYTKENFLTAIQNEVFLTGMQTKYPELLSSALEAEDTRYRLEGYLFPATYDFPEEMSLEELIENMISRMDEEMTGFYPEITESNRTVQDILTIASLVEREGFTLEDRKMIAGVFYNRLAIEMPLQTDIAVLYALDEHKEYISNKDVSVDSPYNLYVHPGFGPGPVNSPSADAIKATLQPTESEYMYFLADMETGKIYYAETYEQHLEFKAEYVD, encoded by the coding sequence TTGTCAAAACGAAATAAGAACAACCAAACAAAGAATACTAAAGAAGTAAAAACTGATTTAACTGGTAATGTAAGTGAAAGACAAAAAGAAAAATCATTGGTTAAGAAAATAGTACTTAGCATTTTAACAGCATTTATAATTCTGTTGATTCTTTTTGGATTAATAGGTTATCAGTATGTAACGACATCGTTAGAACCATTAGATAAAGAAAATAAAACTGAGGTAGTTGTAGAAATTCCTACAGGTTCGAGTTCAAAAGATATCGCACAAATTTTACAAGATAACGGCATTATAAAAAGTGCAATGGTGTTTAGCTACTATGTCCGTATGAATAATGAAACAGATTTTCAAGCTGGAAACTATGCTTTTTCTCCGTCAATGGCTCTTGATTCGATTATCGATCAACTTCAAGAAGGTGGAACAGCCGAAAGTTATCAAGGAGTTAAAATATTAGTTAAAGAAGGTACTTCGATTGATCAAATTGGAGATACTATTGCTGAAAATACAGATTATACTAAAGAAAATTTTTTAACGGCTATTCAAAATGAGGTATTTTTAACGGGTATGCAGACCAAGTATCCTGAATTATTATCTTCAGCTCTAGAAGCAGAGGATACACGGTATCGATTAGAAGGCTATCTTTTCCCTGCTACCTATGATTTTCCGGAAGAAATGTCATTAGAAGAACTGATTGAAAATATGATTAGCAGAATGGATGAAGAAATGACAGGTTTTTATCCTGAAATTACAGAATCCAATAGAACAGTACAAGATATTTTAACGATTGCTTCCCTAGTTGAACGTGAAGGGTTTACGTTAGAAGATCGGAAAATGATTGCTGGAGTTTTTTATAACCGCTTAGCAATCGAAATGCCTTTACAAACCGATATTGCGGTTTTGTATGCATTAGATGAGCATAAGGAATATATATCAAATAAAGATGTTTCAGTAGACTCCCCTTATAATTTATATGTGCACCCTGGATTTGGTCCTGGACCGGTTAACAGTCCAAGTGCAGATGCTATAAAAGCAACGTTACAGCCGACTGAATCAGAGTATATGTACTTTTTAGCAGATATGGAAACAGGGAAAATTTACTATGCTGAAACATATGAACAGCATCTAGAATTTAAAGCTGAATATGTTGATTAA
- the ruvX gene encoding Holliday junction resolvase RuvX: MRTMGLDVGSKTVGVAVSDPFGWTAQGIEIVKINETQEEYGIERIGELIKIHEVTKVVIGLPKNMNNSIGPRAEASLRYAELIKETFNLPVILQDERLTTVQAERMLIEEGNTSRAKRKKVIDKVAAVMILQNYLNQNQN, translated from the coding sequence ATGAGAACAATGGGATTAGATGTCGGTTCCAAAACTGTTGGTGTAGCCGTTAGTGATCCATTCGGTTGGACCGCACAAGGAATCGAGATCGTTAAAATTAATGAGACACAAGAAGAATACGGCATAGAGCGCATTGGCGAATTGATTAAGATTCATGAAGTCACAAAGGTAGTGATCGGTCTGCCAAAGAATATGAATAATTCTATCGGTCCTCGAGCAGAAGCTTCTCTTCGATATGCTGAATTAATTAAAGAAACATTTAATTTACCAGTAATTTTACAGGATGAACGTTTAACGACTGTTCAGGCTGAAAGAATGTTGATTGAAGAAGGAAATACTTCTAGAGCAAAAAGAAAAAAAGTTATTGATAAAGTAGCAGCAGTCATGATTCTTCAGAATTATTTGAATCAAAATCAAAACTAG
- a CDS encoding DUF1292 domain-containing protein, with translation MSHDHDHEHDHDHEHITLVDEQGNEQLYEILFTFDSDDYGKSYVFVYPAGASEGEEVELEVYSFIETETGEQGELKPIETEEEWDMIEEVLNTFLADEEE, from the coding sequence ATGTCACATGACCACGATCACGAACATGACCACGATCATGAACATATTACCTTAGTGGATGAACAAGGTAACGAACAATTATACGAAATTTTATTTACATTTGACTCAGATGATTATGGCAAATCTTACGTTTTTGTATATCCTGCTGGAGCAAGTGAAGGAGAAGAAGTTGAACTTGAAGTTTACTCATTCATTGAAACAGAAACTGGAGAACAAGGCGAATTAAAACCAATTGAAACTGAAGAAGAATGGGACATGATCGAAGAAGTATTAAACACATTCTTAGCAGACGAAGAAGAATAA